Proteins encoded by one window of Streptomyces sp. LX-29:
- the pknB gene encoding Stk1 family PASTA domain-containing Ser/Thr kinase — MEEPRRLGGRYELGSVLGRGGMAEVYLAHDTRLGRTVAVKTLRVDLARDPSFQARFRREAQSAASLNHPAIVAVYDTGEDYVDGVSIPYIVMEYVDGSTLRELLHSGRKLLPERSMEMTIGILQALEYSHRSGIVHRDIKPANVMLTRTGQVKVMDFGIARAMGDAGMTMTQTAAVIGTAQYLSPEQAKGESVDARSDLYSTGCLLYELLTVRPPFVGDSPVAVAYQHVREEPQPPSTYDPEITPEMDAIVLRALVKDPDYRYQSADEMRADIEAALEGQPVAATAALGQAGYGGPEDQPTTMLRPQDPTAAPTSMLPPVRDDDGGFGYDDRPDRRRGGGEKKSHTSTVLLVVAGILVLVGAIFIGKAVFGGGGNKDNKVDVPVLTGKTLKEAQEAGVNGGFTVKATGSEFCDQKRNTICSQEPSGEGAQVERNGTVEVVLSKGKKPAEKVLVPDVLNIQFEDAKAALAAKGFTNVKQVTQISEQTAGKVIDQSPRDKRVTPDTEVTLTVAIAQTKAVVPDVTNKSLAEATATLTGKGFKVQSKEVENADVAPGTVISQTPPGGQEVAVNSTVNLDVAKAPATPQNVPVPDMSRMTLKDAKKALEDAKLTIGTVTGPQDDNATVLISTPAAGTQVPEGTAVNLLTMVGQPGGDNGGNGKPEGEEEDDGWWGGTSG; from the coding sequence ATGGAAGAGCCGCGTCGCCTCGGCGGCCGGTACGAGCTGGGCTCGGTGCTGGGCCGCGGTGGCATGGCGGAGGTGTACCTCGCGCACGACACCCGCCTCGGCCGCACCGTCGCCGTGAAGACGCTGCGGGTGGACCTCGCCCGCGATCCGTCCTTCCAGGCCCGGTTCCGCCGAGAGGCCCAGTCGGCCGCCTCGCTCAACCATCCGGCGATCGTCGCCGTCTACGACACCGGCGAAGACTACGTCGACGGCGTCTCGATCCCGTACATCGTGATGGAGTACGTCGACGGCTCCACCCTGCGTGAGCTGCTGCACTCCGGCAGGAAGCTGCTGCCCGAGCGCTCGATGGAGATGACCATCGGCATCCTCCAGGCGCTGGAGTACTCGCACCGCAGCGGCATCGTGCACCGCGACATCAAGCCGGCGAACGTCATGCTGACGCGCACCGGCCAGGTCAAGGTGATGGACTTCGGCATCGCCCGCGCGATGGGCGACGCCGGCATGACCATGACGCAGACCGCCGCGGTGATCGGCACCGCGCAGTACCTCTCGCCCGAGCAGGCCAAGGGCGAGAGCGTGGACGCGCGCTCCGACCTCTACTCCACCGGCTGCCTGCTGTACGAGCTGCTGACGGTGCGCCCGCCGTTCGTCGGGGACTCCCCGGTGGCGGTGGCCTACCAGCACGTGCGCGAGGAGCCGCAGCCGCCGAGCACCTACGACCCCGAGATCACCCCGGAGATGGACGCGATCGTCCTGCGGGCGCTGGTCAAGGACCCGGACTACCGCTACCAGTCGGCCGACGAGATGCGGGCCGACATCGAGGCGGCCCTGGAGGGTCAGCCGGTCGCGGCCACCGCCGCGCTGGGCCAGGCCGGCTACGGCGGCCCCGAGGACCAGCCCACCACCATGCTCCGCCCGCAGGACCCGACGGCCGCGCCGACCTCGATGCTGCCGCCCGTGCGGGACGACGACGGCGGCTTCGGCTACGACGACCGCCCGGACCGGCGCCGCGGCGGCGGCGAGAAGAAGAGCCACACCTCCACCGTGCTGCTGGTCGTCGCCGGCATCCTGGTGCTGGTCGGCGCGATCTTCATCGGCAAGGCGGTGTTCGGAGGGGGCGGCAACAAGGACAACAAGGTCGATGTGCCCGTGCTCACCGGGAAGACGCTGAAGGAGGCCCAGGAGGCGGGCGTCAACGGCGGCTTCACGGTCAAGGCGACCGGCTCGGAGTTCTGCGATCAGAAACGCAACACCATCTGCAGCCAGGAGCCGAGCGGCGAGGGCGCCCAGGTCGAGCGGAACGGCACGGTCGAGGTGGTCCTGTCCAAGGGCAAGAAGCCCGCGGAGAAGGTCCTGGTGCCGGACGTCCTGAACATCCAGTTCGAGGACGCCAAGGCGGCGCTGGCGGCCAAGGGCTTCACCAACGTCAAGCAGGTCACCCAGATCTCCGAGCAGACCGCGGGCAAGGTCATCGACCAGAGCCCGCGCGACAAGCGGGTCACCCCGGACACCGAGGTCACTCTCACGGTGGCGATCGCGCAGACCAAGGCCGTCGTCCCGGACGTCACCAACAAGTCGCTCGCCGAGGCCACCGCGACCCTGACCGGCAAGGGCTTCAAGGTCCAGTCGAAGGAGGTCGAGAACGCCGACGTGGCGCCCGGCACGGTGATCAGCCAGACTCCGCCCGGCGGCCAGGAGGTCGCGGTCAACTCGACGGTCAACCTCGACGTCGCCAAGGCCCCGGCGACCCCGCAGAACGTCCCGGTGCCGGACATGAGCCGGATGACCCTCAAGGACGCCAAGAAGGCCCTGGAGGACGCCAAGCTCACCATCGGCACCGTCACCGGCCCGCAGGACGACAACGCGACCGTGCTGATCAGCACCCCGGCCGCCGGCACCCAGGTGCCCGAGGGCACCGCGGTCAACCTGCTGACCATGGTCGGCCAGCCCGGTGGCGACAACGGCGGGAACGGCAAGCCCGAGGGCGAAGAGGAAGACGACGGCTGGTGGGGCGGCACCAGCGGCTGA
- a CDS encoding penicillin-binding protein 2 encodes MNKPVRRIAIFCGLLVFALLLRDNWLQFVQADELKDHEHNRRVLIARYSQPRGNIIVDGRAITGSVETDSTDFKYKRTYKNGEMWAPVTGYASQVYGSNQIENLEDKILTGDDDRLFFNRTVDMFTGKERKGGDVITTLNPKAQEAAFKGLGDKRGAVAAIDPRTGKILALASTPSYDPSTIAGGTDKDEDAWKALDKKNNPDDPMLNRALRQTYPPGSTFKVVTAAAALEDGKYGSVDEPTDSPLPWTLPDTRVQLKNEGSIPCKNASLRVALQWSCNTVFGKISADLGNKKMQEQAEKFGFNEEVFTPVRADASIYPKDNRPQNAMAGIGQASNRATPLQMAMVAAAIANDGELMEPYMVDKLRAPNLSIIEQHEPKPMGEPISSDTAHKLQDIMETVVEKGTGQNARIPGVTVGGKTGTAQHGVANSKNPYAWFISYAKGDNGSPVAVAVVIEGSDTTRDDIAGGKLAAPIARSVMKAVLDSEK; translated from the coding sequence GTGAACAAGCCCGTGCGCCGCATCGCCATCTTCTGCGGCCTTCTGGTCTTCGCCCTGCTGCTCCGGGACAACTGGCTGCAGTTCGTCCAGGCCGACGAGCTCAAGGACCACGAGCACAACCGCCGGGTGCTGATCGCCCGCTACAGCCAGCCACGCGGCAACATCATCGTGGACGGCCGGGCGATCACCGGTTCGGTGGAGACCGACAGCACGGACTTCAAGTACAAGCGCACGTACAAGAACGGCGAGATGTGGGCGCCGGTCACCGGCTACGCCTCGCAGGTCTACGGCTCCAACCAGATCGAGAACCTCGAGGACAAGATCCTCACCGGCGACGACGACCGGCTGTTCTTCAACCGCACGGTCGACATGTTCACCGGCAAGGAGCGCAAGGGCGGTGACGTGATCACCACCCTCAACCCCAAGGCCCAGGAGGCCGCCTTCAAGGGGCTGGGCGACAAGCGCGGCGCCGTCGCCGCGATCGACCCGCGCACCGGCAAGATCCTGGCGCTCGCCTCCACCCCGTCCTACGACCCGTCGACCATCGCCGGCGGGACCGACAAGGACGAGGACGCCTGGAAGGCGCTGGACAAGAAGAACAACCCCGACGACCCGATGCTCAACCGGGCGCTGCGTCAGACCTACCCGCCGGGCTCCACCTTCAAGGTCGTCACCGCGGCCGCCGCGCTGGAGGACGGGAAGTACGGCAGCGTCGACGAGCCCACGGACTCCCCGCTGCCCTGGACCCTGCCCGACACCCGGGTCCAGCTGAAGAACGAGGGCAGCATTCCCTGCAAGAACGCTTCTCTGCGGGTCGCCCTCCAGTGGTCCTGCAACACCGTCTTCGGCAAGATCAGCGCCGACCTCGGCAACAAGAAGATGCAGGAGCAGGCGGAGAAGTTCGGGTTCAACGAAGAGGTCTTCACCCCGGTCCGCGCCGACGCCAGCATCTACCCGAAGGACAACCGGCCGCAGAACGCCATGGCCGGCATCGGCCAGGCCAGCAACCGCGCCACCCCGCTCCAGATGGCCATGGTCGCCGCTGCGATCGCCAACGACGGCGAGCTCATGGAGCCGTACATGGTCGACAAGCTGCGCGCCCCGAACCTGAGCATCATCGAGCAGCACGAGCCCAAGCCGATGGGCGAGCCGATCTCCTCCGACACCGCGCACAAGCTGCAGGACATCATGGAGACGGTGGTCGAGAAGGGCACCGGCCAGAACGCCAGGATCCCCGGCGTCACGGTCGGCGGCAAGACGGGTACCGCCCAGCACGGCGTGGCGAACAGCAAGAACCCCTACGCCTGGTTCATCTCGTACGCCAAGGGTGACAACGGCTCCCCGGTCGCGGTCGCCGTGGTGATCGAGGGCTCGGACACCACCCGTGACGACATCGCGGGTGGCAAGCTCGCCGCCCCCATCGCCCGCTCGGTGATGAAGGCGGTGCTCGACAGCGAGAAGTGA
- a CDS encoding FtsW/RodA/SpoVE family cell cycle protein, translating into MSSSTTTTTTISTVGPPSRRNTELALLVFAVIIPVFAYANVGLALSDELPSGLLNYGLGLGFMAAVGHIIVRKFAPYADPLLLPLATLLNGLGLVLIWRLDQSKRLARTAVAQNGEFIASAPRQLMYSAIGIALFVAVLLMLKDHRRLQRYTYISMAGALVLLLLPLVPGLGMNVFGAKIWIRVAGFSIQPGEFAKIVIAIFFAGYLMVKRDALALASRRFMGLYLPRGRDLGPILVVWAMSILILVFETDLGTSLLFFGMFVVMLYVATERTSWIVFGLLMAAGGAAVVGSVEPHVNVRVMAWLHPFAVYDDPRPSWAETDQIAQAMMAFGSGGTMGTGLGQGNSDLIGFAANSDFILATVGEELGLGGTMAILLIYALIVERGVRTALAARDPFGKLLAVGMSAAFAIQVFVVAGGVMGLIPLTGMTMPFMANGGSSVIANWALIAVLIRISDTARRPAPAPAPNPDAEMTQVVRP; encoded by the coding sequence ATGAGCAGCAGTACCACCACTACGACCACCATCAGCACGGTGGGGCCGCCCAGTCGGCGCAACACCGAGCTGGCGTTGCTCGTCTTCGCGGTGATCATCCCGGTCTTCGCGTACGCCAACGTCGGCCTGGCGCTCAGTGACGAGCTGCCCTCCGGGCTGCTCAACTACGGCCTGGGCCTCGGCTTCATGGCCGCGGTCGGCCACATCATCGTGCGCAAGTTCGCGCCGTACGCCGACCCGCTGCTGCTGCCGCTGGCCACCCTGCTCAACGGTCTGGGCCTGGTGCTGATCTGGCGGCTGGACCAGTCCAAGCGGCTGGCGCGGACGGCCGTGGCGCAGAACGGCGAGTTCATCGCCTCCGCCCCCAGGCAGCTGATGTACTCCGCGATCGGCATCGCCCTGTTCGTCGCCGTGCTGCTGATGCTCAAGGACCACCGCCGGCTCCAGCGCTACACCTACATCTCCATGGCCGGGGCGCTGGTGCTGCTGCTCCTGCCGCTCGTGCCCGGCCTGGGCATGAACGTCTTCGGCGCCAAGATCTGGATCCGGGTCGCCGGCTTTTCCATCCAGCCGGGAGAGTTCGCGAAGATCGTCATCGCGATCTTCTTCGCCGGCTATCTGATGGTGAAGCGGGACGCGCTGGCGCTGGCCAGCCGTCGCTTCATGGGCCTGTACCTGCCCCGCGGCCGTGACCTCGGCCCCATCCTCGTGGTGTGGGCGATGTCCATCCTGATCCTGGTCTTCGAGACCGACCTGGGCACCTCGCTGCTGTTCTTCGGCATGTTCGTCGTCATGCTGTACGTGGCGACCGAGCGCACCAGCTGGATCGTGTTCGGTCTGCTGATGGCCGCGGGCGGCGCGGCGGTCGTCGGCTCCGTCGAGCCGCATGTCAACGTCCGCGTGATGGCCTGGCTGCACCCCTTCGCCGTCTACGACGACCCGCGCCCGAGCTGGGCCGAGACCGACCAGATCGCGCAGGCGATGATGGCGTTCGGCTCCGGCGGCACCATGGGCACCGGGCTGGGCCAGGGCAACTCCGACCTGATCGGCTTCGCCGCCAACTCCGACTTCATCCTCGCCACGGTCGGCGAGGAGCTGGGCCTGGGCGGCACCATGGCCATCCTGCTGATCTACGCACTGATCGTGGAGCGCGGCGTGCGCACCGCGCTGGCGGCCCGCGACCCGTTCGGCAAGCTGCTGGCGGTCGGCATGTCCGCGGCCTTCGCCATCCAGGTGTTCGTGGTCGCCGGCGGCGTCATGGGGCTGATCCCGCTGACCGGTATGACCATGCCGTTCATGGCCAACGGTGGTTCATCGGTGATCGCCAACTGGGCGCTGATCGCCGTGCTGATCCGTATCAGCGACACCGCGCGCCGTCCGGCACCGGCGCCGGCACCGAACCCAGACGCCGAGATGACCCAGGTGGTCCGCCCGTGA
- a CDS encoding protein phosphatase 2C domain-containing protein: MSLSLRFAAGSHKGMIREGNEDSGYAGPRLLAIADGMGGQAAGEVASSEVISTLVQLDDDVPGSDLLTSLGSAVQRANEQLRVMVEEDPQLEGMGTTLTALLWTGQRLGLVHVGDSRAYLLRDGVLTQITQDHTWVQRLVDEGRITEEEATTHPQRSLLMRALGSGDHVEPDLSIREVRAGDRYLICSDGLSGVVSHQTLEDTLASYQGPHETVQELIQLALRGGGPDNITCIVADVMDVDDSDTLAAQLSDTPVIVGAVAENQIQLGDGGAAQTPAGRAAELGRANRSVPQQGEVPGGFGPPGSGDPSLGELPDGSYGAFADADFTKKGGRGRWIKRSLYIGLGLAVIAGGLYGGYRWTQKQYYVGANGDHVAIYQGISQDLAWISLSKVHEDHAEIELKYLPVDQRDRVEDTIAVSDLSDARKKTKDLQTLASACKKADDLAKAEEQRRKAEADRRKAEERQKDLAKDGRGGGAAGQPGTTPPASPAGDTEGGIVVRTSFVAAPTPTPTADPSTSTPSTKPATPSATPTPRPGPSLTEEERQVVPQCSSAQQ; this comes from the coding sequence ATGAGTCTGTCACTGCGTTTCGCCGCCGGGTCGCACAAGGGCATGATCCGGGAGGGCAACGAGGACTCCGGCTACGCCGGTCCGCGGCTGCTCGCCATCGCCGACGGCATGGGCGGTCAGGCCGCCGGTGAGGTCGCCAGCTCCGAGGTGATCTCGACCCTCGTCCAGCTCGACGACGACGTCCCCGGCTCCGACCTCCTGACCTCGCTCGGCTCCGCCGTGCAGCGCGCCAACGAGCAGCTGCGGGTGATGGTCGAGGAGGACCCGCAGCTGGAGGGCATGGGCACCACGCTCACCGCCCTGCTGTGGACCGGGCAGCGGCTGGGTCTGGTGCACGTCGGCGACTCCCGCGCGTACCTGCTGCGGGACGGGGTGCTGACCCAGATCACCCAGGACCACACCTGGGTGCAGCGGCTGGTCGACGAGGGCCGGATCACCGAGGAGGAGGCCACCACCCACCCGCAGCGCTCCCTGCTGATGCGCGCGCTGGGCAGTGGCGACCACGTCGAGCCCGATCTGTCGATCCGCGAGGTCCGGGCCGGCGACCGGTATCTGATCTGCTCGGACGGCCTCTCCGGGGTGGTGAGCCACCAGACCCTGGAGGACACCCTCGCCAGCTACCAGGGCCCGCACGAGACGGTGCAGGAGCTGATCCAGCTCGCCCTGCGCGGCGGCGGCCCCGACAACATCACCTGCATCGTCGCCGACGTCATGGACGTGGACGACAGCGACACCCTGGCCGCGCAGCTCAGCGACACCCCGGTGATCGTGGGCGCGGTGGCCGAGAACCAGATCCAGCTGGGCGACGGCGGTGCCGCGCAGACGCCGGCCGGCCGCGCCGCCGAGCTGGGCCGCGCCAACCGCTCGGTGCCGCAGCAGGGCGAGGTCCCCGGCGGCTTCGGGCCGCCCGGCAGCGGCGACCCGAGCCTGGGCGAGCTGCCGGACGGCAGCTACGGGGCCTTCGCCGACGCGGACTTCACCAAGAAGGGCGGCCGCGGCAGGTGGATCAAGCGGTCGCTGTACATCGGCCTGGGCCTGGCCGTGATCGCGGGCGGGCTCTACGGCGGGTACCGCTGGACGCAGAAGCAGTACTACGTGGGCGCCAACGGCGACCACGTCGCGATCTACCAGGGCATCAGCCAGGACCTGGCGTGGATCAGCCTCAGCAAGGTCCACGAGGACCACGCCGAGATCGAACTCAAGTACCTCCCCGTCGACCAGCGTGACCGGGTCGAGGACACCATCGCGGTCAGTGACCTGAGCGACGCCCGGAAGAAGACCAAGGACCTGCAGACGCTCGCCAGCGCCTGCAAGAAGGCGGACGATCTGGCCAAGGCCGAGGAGCAGCGGCGCAAGGCCGAGGCGGACCGGCGCAAGGCCGAGGAGCGACAGAAGGACCTCGCCAAGGACGGCCGGGGCGGCGGCGCCGCCGGCCAGCCGGGCACCACGCCGCCGGCCAGCCCGGCCGGCGACACCGAGGGCGGCATCGTCGTCCGCACCTCCTTCGTGGCCGCCCCGACGCCGACCCCGACCGCCGACCCGTCGACCTCCACGCCGTCCACCAAGCCCGCGACGCCGAGCGCCACTCCCACCCCGAGGCCGGGCCCCAGCCTCACCGAGGAGGAGCGTCAGGTGGTCCCGCAGTGCAGCAGCGCCCAGCAGTGA
- a CDS encoding FHA domain-containing protein: MSELTLTVMRLGFLAVLWLFVIVAVQVIRSDLFGTRVTQRGSARRGGRGPAGPDRGQQQQRQQQQQSAPPQQRQQSGGRAANRGRRGAPTKLVVSEGTLTGTTVALQGQTITLGRAHDSTIVLDDDYASSRHARIYPDRDGQWIVEDLGSTNGTYLDRTRLTTPTPVPLGAPIRIGKTVIELRK; encoded by the coding sequence ATGTCAGAGCTGACCCTCACGGTCATGCGGTTGGGTTTCCTCGCCGTACTGTGGCTGTTCGTCATCGTGGCCGTACAGGTCATCCGGAGTGACCTGTTCGGGACCCGGGTGACGCAGCGTGGATCGGCCCGCCGCGGCGGGCGCGGACCCGCCGGCCCCGACCGCGGCCAGCAGCAGCAGCGGCAACAGCAGCAGCAGTCCGCCCCGCCGCAGCAGCGCCAGCAGTCCGGCGGCCGGGCCGCCAACCGCGGCCGGCGCGGCGCGCCGACCAAGCTGGTCGTCTCCGAGGGGACGCTCACCGGCACCACCGTGGCCCTGCAGGGGCAGACCATCACGCTCGGCCGGGCCCACGATTCGACGATCGTGCTGGACGACGACTACGCCTCCAGCCGGCATGCCAGGATCTACCCGGACCGTGACGGCCAGTGGATCGTCGAGGATCTCGGGTCCACCAACGGCACGTATCTCGACCGGACCCGGCTCACCACGCCGACCCCTGTTCCGCTGGGCGCGCCGATCCGTATCGGCAAGACCGTCATCGAGCTGCGGAAGTAG